The Chryseobacterium sp. 52 genome includes a region encoding these proteins:
- a CDS encoding curli production assembly/transport component CsgF gives MKTFIIILTFIAGIFSGKSQQLVYKPINPAFGGDTFNYQWLLSSANAQNQFDEKDDYSNLLDSVNSLDSFSQSLNRQILSELSRKLFEDQFGEGSLKPGNYLFGSLYLQITTTAQGLLINILDTSSGDQSEIVIPK, from the coding sequence ATGAAAACTTTTATCATTATTTTGACCTTTATTGCGGGTATTTTCTCAGGAAAATCTCAGCAACTCGTTTATAAGCCCATCAATCCGGCATTCGGAGGTGATACTTTTAATTACCAGTGGCTTTTAAGTTCAGCAAATGCTCAGAATCAGTTTGACGAAAAAGATGATTACAGCAACTTGCTCGATAGCGTTAATTCTCTAGATAGCTTCAGTCAGAGCCTCAACAGGCAGATACTGAGTGAACTGTCCAGGAAATTGTTTGAAGATCAGTTCGGGGAGGGCAGTTTAAAGCCCGGAAATTATCTTTTCGGATCGCTTTATCTGCAGATCACTACTACAGCCCAGGGACTTTTGATCAATATTTTGGATACCAGTTCAGGCGATCAGTCCGAGATCGTGATTCCAAAATAA
- a CDS encoding NUDIX hydrolase — MESFGKDLLRKITNVTLPGTNAHGVFSPPSRPVFTYDEILAKNPKFAAVNIVLYLKDNEWYFPLIQRTINEHDRHSGQISLPGGKREEMDRDFAETAVRETSEEIGIDKHYIRVIREMSPIYVPPSNFYVYPYISYTKKNPLFVLQQSEAVETIEFPITSFLSLPDNPEMMALPGAAGHEVPVINFNGYIIWGATAMILSEFSQLLKKM, encoded by the coding sequence ATGGAAAGTTTTGGAAAAGATTTATTGAGGAAAATAACAAATGTAACACTGCCCGGAACAAATGCCCACGGGGTATTTTCACCTCCTTCCCGACCTGTATTTACCTATGATGAAATCTTGGCAAAAAATCCAAAATTTGCAGCCGTTAATATTGTCCTTTATTTAAAAGACAATGAATGGTATTTCCCTTTGATTCAAAGAACAATCAATGAACATGACAGGCACAGCGGACAAATCTCCCTGCCAGGTGGCAAGCGTGAAGAAATGGACAGAGATTTCGCTGAAACTGCCGTTCGTGAGACTTCGGAAGAAATTGGAATAGACAAGCATTACATCAGGGTAATCAGGGAGATGTCCCCGATCTATGTTCCACCGAGTAATTTTTATGTCTATCCCTATATTTCGTATACTAAAAAGAATCCGCTTTTCGTTCTTCAGCAGAGTGAAGCGGTAGAAACTATAGAATTTCCTATTACTTCTTTCCTCAGTCTTCCTGATAATCCCGAAATGATGGCACTTCCGGGTGCTGCCGGACATGAAGTTCCGGTCATTAATTTCAATGGATATATTATCTGGGGGGCTACAGCAATGATATTGAGCGAGTTTAGCCAGTTGCTGAAAAAAATGTAA
- a CDS encoding curli production assembly/transport protein CsgE — protein MKLLYSLSLCTLFIFLSSMVDGQEDKKVNARIESSILENQIKLKAVITNNTPVYKELNYLLISIKKGSAGNLSNNRQSGKFSINPNEVKILSEINVNLEQKDALKAFLYVRDEETQKLIAKDSLELNSDLFKKKTAKVEEDAVFELKGLTIDETKTKVGKDFYDLFYLQYSQLSDKSSGAITVSELPLRGTSGQISIQIDDKVIYSFMTNPNEDYLKEQLAASLKYIKEFNIKKNLIKNEFIY, from the coding sequence ATGAAACTTTTATATTCCTTGAGTCTGTGCACTTTATTTATCTTCCTGTCTTCAATGGTTGATGGGCAGGAAGATAAAAAAGTGAACGCCAGGATAGAAAGCAGCATCCTTGAAAATCAGATCAAACTGAAAGCGGTGATCACCAATAATACTCCCGTTTATAAAGAACTGAATTATCTCTTGATTTCCATAAAAAAAGGAAGTGCCGGAAACCTTTCCAATAACCGGCAGAGCGGTAAATTTTCCATCAATCCTAATGAAGTAAAAATTTTGTCTGAGATCAATGTCAATCTTGAACAGAAAGATGCTCTGAAAGCTTTCCTTTATGTACGGGATGAGGAAACCCAAAAACTCATCGCCAAAGACAGTCTTGAACTTAACAGTGATCTGTTTAAAAAGAAAACAGCCAAGGTAGAAGAGGATGCTGTTTTTGAATTGAAAGGACTGACGATTGATGAGACTAAAACAAAGGTCGGAAAAGACTTCTATGATCTTTTTTATCTTCAGTACAGTCAGCTTTCCGATAAAAGCAGCGGAGCAATTACCGTTTCTGAACTTCCTCTTCGCGGAACCAGTGGCCAGATCAGCATCCAGATCGATGACAAAGTTATTTACAGTTTTATGACCAATCCCAATGAAGATTATTTGAAAGAACAGCTGGCAGCCAGCCTAAAATATATCAAAGAATTTAATATAAAGAAAAACCTCATTAAAAATGAATTTATCTACTAA
- a CDS encoding carboxypeptidase-like regulatory domain-containing protein, producing MKTLIKILSIFILTFCLFSCDEELVEQAQTGILKGKVVKRGTNVPISNVKIFTAPTTQTVFSATDGTFEIAAMPIGNYSVKAELSGYITNFQGVNMQNENQVVTVVFEMDDDESLNSPPSAPQLLSPVDNAVNQPLNVELTWTATDPDTADVLKYSLTIKNNLDTQVIQVNDLTAKHYSLSNLKFGVSYFWQVSVSDGIHPPVLSLISKFTTNTVPANRYHYVQKQNGNFVIMSSDAQGNSFQFTNASYNSWRPRKNNNAGLIAFLRTEGGSTHIYTANPDGSNPFKVTTVPAAGFNNYEMDFAWSTNGQEILYSNFNKLYRINKDGSGLTLVYTTPDGSMISECDWSYDGSRIALKTNDYSGYTTKIYIIDMTGSILKTILSGSPGASGGLNFSVDGQMLVFTRDVSGYQDGSGNYRQLDSHIFIYNITNDTVYDISTESEKPLGTNDLDPRFSPNNAQVIFMNTSNDNISQKNVMVIDLNSTMTDLSRASLFSNGEMPDYE from the coding sequence ATGAAAACTTTAATCAAAATACTCAGCATATTCATCCTTACTTTTTGTCTGTTTTCATGTGATGAAGAACTTGTAGAACAGGCTCAGACAGGAATATTGAAAGGAAAGGTGGTGAAAAGAGGGACTAATGTGCCTATTTCTAATGTGAAGATTTTTACAGCACCTACGACACAGACGGTTTTCAGCGCTACAGACGGTACATTTGAAATTGCCGCCATGCCCATAGGAAATTATTCCGTGAAGGCCGAACTCTCAGGGTATATCACCAATTTTCAGGGTGTTAATATGCAAAATGAAAACCAGGTGGTCACCGTGGTTTTTGAAATGGACGATGATGAATCACTTAATTCCCCTCCTTCTGCACCGCAGCTGCTAAGTCCGGTAGACAATGCGGTGAACCAGCCATTAAACGTGGAGCTGACATGGACAGCAACTGATCCCGATACGGCTGATGTTTTAAAATATAGTTTAACAATTAAGAATAACCTCGATACTCAAGTTATTCAGGTTAATGATTTGACGGCGAAACATTATTCGCTTTCAAATCTGAAGTTTGGTGTTAGTTACTTCTGGCAGGTGTCTGTTTCGGACGGCATTCACCCGCCAGTTTTAAGTTTAATCAGTAAGTTTACAACCAATACGGTTCCGGCAAACCGTTACCATTATGTACAGAAACAGAACGGTAATTTTGTGATCATGTCGAGCGATGCACAGGGAAACAGTTTTCAGTTTACCAATGCATCCTACAACAGCTGGAGACCCCGAAAAAATAATAATGCCGGGCTCATCGCATTTCTGCGGACCGAAGGCGGAAGTACCCATATTTATACCGCAAATCCTGATGGATCTAATCCCTTTAAGGTAACCACGGTACCTGCAGCAGGTTTTAATAATTATGAAATGGATTTTGCATGGAGCACAAACGGTCAGGAAATTCTCTATTCGAATTTCAATAAACTATACAGGATCAATAAAGACGGCAGCGGACTGACTCTGGTGTATACAACTCCGGATGGAAGCATGATCTCTGAATGCGACTGGAGCTATGATGGAAGCAGGATTGCTTTAAAAACAAATGATTACAGCGGATATACTACAAAGATCTATATTATTGATATGACAGGAAGTATTTTGAAAACCATTCTGTCAGGCTCTCCGGGAGCTTCAGGCGGGCTTAATTTCTCTGTAGACGGACAAATGCTTGTCTTTACCAGAGATGTTTCAGGATATCAGGATGGAAGCGGTAATTATCGCCAGCTTGATTCCCATATTTTTATCTATAATATAACAAACGATACGGTATATGATATTTCTACGGAAAGCGAAAAACCACTGGGAACAAACGATCTTGATCCGAGATTTTCACCCAATAATGCACAGGTAATCTTTATGAATACCTCCAATGATAATATATCGCAGAAAAATGTAATGGTCATTGATCTCAACAGTACCATGACCGATCTTTCGAGAGCTTCTCTTTTCAGTAACGGAGAGATGCCGGATTATGAGTAG
- a CDS encoding CsgG/HfaB family protein, with protein MRTYTYTRIFFCTFLLCLMQACSSMLGLPSDPERSTMGELTPSTAELKSLPLPNEKIVIGVYKFRDQTGQYKPSENGNNWSTAVPQGTTTILIKALEDSRWFIPIERENIANLLNERQIIRSTRQEYMKDADKTSQSLPPLLYAGILLEGGVISYDSNVMTGGLGARYFGIGASTQYRQDRITIYLRAVSTLNGEILKTVYISKTILSTSVNGSFFRYIDTERLLEAEVGLTQNEPVQLAVTEAIEKAVRSLIIEGIRDKIWGKSSENLTGYQALISDYNKEQEDNVGRTVGNKFPENYRQKISFFANIEAQKIKDDYVNPKMNAGGKLGIKYFINPNFNIEASGSYFTLENKNIIKRNYIVPELNLEFLLFPKYRFSPYVYGGMGAMFSKYKPQYKGQVGGGLEYMIGNNTAIRASSQYDIGFRDNWEGLVNGKRKDQALRFAIGINFYLGNK; from the coding sequence ATGAGAACTTACACTTACACCAGAATTTTTTTCTGTACGTTCCTGCTATGTTTAATGCAGGCCTGCAGTTCAATGCTGGGTCTTCCTTCCGATCCTGAAAGATCCACCATGGGAGAACTCACCCCCTCTACTGCGGAATTGAAGAGCCTTCCTCTTCCCAATGAAAAAATCGTCATAGGCGTCTACAAATTCAGAGACCAGACCGGCCAGTATAAACCGTCAGAAAACGGAAATAACTGGAGTACGGCTGTTCCGCAGGGAACCACAACCATTTTAATCAAAGCGCTTGAAGACAGCCGGTGGTTTATCCCTATCGAAAGAGAAAATATTGCCAATCTTTTAAACGAAAGACAGATCATCCGGTCCACAAGACAGGAATACATGAAAGATGCCGATAAAACCAGCCAATCCCTTCCACCTCTTCTGTATGCAGGAATCCTTCTGGAAGGAGGCGTGATCTCTTATGACAGCAATGTCATGACCGGAGGGCTCGGAGCCAGATACTTCGGGATCGGGGCTTCTACACAGTACCGTCAGGATAGGATTACCATTTATCTGCGGGCTGTTTCTACCCTTAACGGCGAAATTCTTAAAACCGTGTACATCTCCAAAACGATCCTTTCCACCAGCGTAAACGGAAGCTTTTTCAGATATATTGATACAGAAAGATTGCTGGAAGCAGAGGTGGGACTTACTCAGAATGAGCCTGTGCAGCTTGCTGTAACTGAAGCAATAGAGAAAGCAGTAAGATCTTTAATTATCGAAGGGATCAGGGATAAAATATGGGGAAAATCCTCAGAAAATTTAACAGGATATCAGGCTCTGATCAGTGATTATAATAAAGAGCAGGAAGATAATGTAGGCAGAACAGTAGGCAATAAGTTTCCTGAGAACTACAGACAGAAAATTTCCTTTTTTGCGAATATAGAAGCTCAAAAGATTAAAGATGATTATGTAAATCCTAAAATGAATGCCGGAGGAAAGCTGGGAATCAAATATTTTATAAATCCCAATTTCAATATTGAAGCCAGCGGCAGTTATTTCACTTTAGAGAATAAAAATATTATTAAAAGAAACTACATTGTTCCCGAGCTCAATCTCGAATTTCTTTTGTTCCCGAAATACAGATTCAGTCCATACGTATACGGTGGAATGGGAGCAATGTTCTCAAAATATAAGCCTCAGTATAAAGGGCAGGTCGGTGGCGGGCTGGAATACATGATTGGAAATAACACTGCAATCCGGGCTTCATCACAATACGATATAGGTTTTAGAGACAACTGGGAAGGGTTGGTGAACGGAAAAAGAAAAGACCAGGCACTCCGCTTTGCCATTGGAATCAATTTTTACCTTGGAAACAAATAA